The following is a genomic window from Deinococcus yavapaiensis KR-236.
GCGCCTCCAAAGTTGCGAGCGGCGCCACTTCCCCGCACACCCAGTCGGGACGGTAGTTTCGGCAAACGCCGGGGCGAGTCTCGTAGCGGTCGCACAGGCAGTCGGGGCGCAGAAACGCGCACGGCACCCCGAGCGGCTTGTTCAAGGCCGTGATGTCGGGCGCGGCGCAGCACGCGCCGCACGCGGTGCATTCGCGACGCCACGCCGACCTCGGAGCGTACCCGTCGGGCGCGTCGAACAAGCCGCCTTCGTCAGCCACCGAACGCGTCACGGCACAAGTCCCGGTCCGAAGGGAGTTCGCCGTTCGGGGCGAAGTCGAGGCCGGTTTCGCGTTCGATGCCTGCGACGTCCGCCTCGTATTTTGAAAAATCCGAAGTGTTCCGCAAGGCTCGGTTCGGCATCACGAAGGCCCGCGCCTTGTTGTCCTGGCGGTCGATCACGATCTTGTACAGACCGCTCGGCACGGCCACGCGGCTCTCGCCGATCGTGCGCCTCGGTCCGTCGAAGAGCGGTCCCGTGATGACGTAGAGGTCGCCGACGCGTTTCGCGCACGAACGCACGGCCGATTCCAAGCCCGCCCAGATGCCTTGGTTCATGACGCCGTTTTGCGGCACCATGTTCGACAGGTAAAACGACTGCTGCATCTCCGTCGCGTCGTCCGAGAAGTCGGCGGCAGGCGCCATGTGGCCACGATCGAATCCACTTCCCCGGTAATCCGTCAGTTCGGCGCGCTCGCCTGACGACAAGTCCGGATCGGGCTCGAAGTCGTCGTTGCGCGGCACGGCGCCGTTCGCGTCGCCTTCCTTGAGGTGCTCGGCGACGTACAACGGCACTTTGAGGTCCGGGTCGTGCAGCGTCGCGTATCCTTGACGGCACAAGAACCGCGCGTTGTCTCCCTCGCCCGTCGCGCTCGGCTGACCGAAGGCGAACTTGTCGCCGCACACGCCGCTTTGGCTTCCACCTCCAGTCCCGCCTCCGCCGCCGCCTCCGTTCGGAGCGGCGGTCGGGAAGAAGGCGCGCCACAGCAGCACGAGCACCACGACGAGCAAGGCGGAAAGGGCGGAGGTGCGGCGTTGATTCATGTTCGCAGCATAGCGAACGAGCGAGAAGTCCGCGTCGATTCAAGACCTGAAGGTTCTCAAGAGGAGGTGGTAGACACCGCCGCGCTTTTCACGCCACGCGACCGTCACGGTTCCGCTCGCGTCCACCCCGACGCTCGGCGTGCGAGCGTCCGCCGCGAAGTCGGCGTTCACCGAGCCGACGCTCAGAAGCCTCCACGACGCGCCTGTCCAGCGTTTCACGTACACGCGGGCCGCCTCGGGCGTGCCTTCCGACCACGCGACGACCGGGCGGCCGAGGCCGTCGAGGGCGAGCGACGGCGCTTCGGCGGCGCGCTCGGCGTTCACGTTCAATCCGCCGCCGAGCGCTTGCCACGCGCTTCCCGTCCACCGCTTCACGAACAGGGTGTCGTAACCGCCGTGGTCCTCCAGCCAAGAGACGACGGGCCGGTCGTGAACGTCGAGCTTCAAGGCGGGCGCGAACGTGAACGTGTTCGGGCGGACGTTGAGGTTGCCGCCGAGACGCTCCCAACGGCCGCCGTTCCAGCGCTTGACGCGCACGTCGCTCGCCGCGACGTTTCCTTCCAGCCACGCCACGACGACTCGGCCGTCACGCGTCATGGCGGCGCTCGGCGCGTAAGCGTAGCGTGCGGGGTCGTCGCTGAAATTCGGCGACACGATCCACGAGCCGTTATGCCACGATCGTACGCGCAGCACGGTGCCCGTTCCTTTGCGGACGATGTCGCCCGACGCGAAGATCGGCTCGCCGTTCCACGCGGTGAGACCGCGCGCTTTCGCCGCGAGCGTGAGGTCTTGGCTGATGCGGCGCTCGGGCCAGTTCGTCCACGCCGAACCCGTCCACGCTCGAAATTGTTGCGTGTCGGCGTGCGCGAAGTTCTCGTTCCAAGCGAGAACCGGATTGCCGCTTTGATCCAGCGCGAGATCGAGATCCGTCGCCGTGCGCGCGGCGAGGTAATTCAAGTTCGCGCCGAGGTTTCGCCACGCCCCGTTCTCGAAGCGCTTCACGAATGTTGCGCGTTCTTGATCGTCGCCCGATCGCCGAGTGTCTTCCTGCCAAGCGAGCACGACGCGACCTTGTCCGTCCACGGCGAGCTTCACGGCGGTCACGCTTCGCGCGGCGTCGCGGTTCATGACGTACGCGACCGACGGCTCGCCGCCACCTCCGGCGAGTGCGAGGGTGATCGCCCCCGCACCCAGGGGCGCTATGAATCGCTTGAACATGAGCCAGGGTAACAAGAAAACGAGCCCCTCTCCCACCGGGGAAAGGAGCCGCGGCGAGCAAACGTCTTACGGCAACTCGAACCGCGTCGCGAGGGCCTTCACGTCCGCCTTCACCGTCTCGGCGTCTTCGCCTTTCAAGGCGCGGTCGATGAGGTCGGCGATCTTGTCCATCTCCGCTTCCTTCATTCCGCGCGTCGTGACGGCGGGCGTTCCGATGCGGATGCCGCCTCCGTGCAAAATCTTCTCGGTGTCGTACGGAAGGGTGCTCTTCGAGATGGTGATGTGCACGGCGTCGAGGAGCTTCGTCGCCTTCGTGCCGTTGAGGCCCAGGGGGCGAAGGTCGAGGACGAAGAGGTGGTTGTCCGTGCCGCCCGACACGACGCGGTATCCGCGCGATAGGAACGCCGCGACCATCGCTTGAGCGTTCTTGATGACTTGCGCGGAGTACTCCTTGAACTCGGGTTGGAGGGCCTCGAAGAACGCGACGGCCTTTCCGGCGATGACGTGTTCCAGCGGGCCGCCTTGGGTCCCCGGGAAGACCATGCGGTCGATCTTCGCGCCGATCTCGGGGTCGCGCGAGAGAATGAGGCCGCTTCGAGGTCCGCGCAAGGTCTTGTGGGTCGTCGTCGTGACGACGTCCGCGTGCGGCACCGGGCTCGGGTGGAGGCCCGCCGCGACGAGGCCCGCGATGTGCGCGATGTCGGCCATGAGGAGCGCCCCGACTTCGTCCGCGATTTCACGGAAGGCGGCGAAGTCGATCGTGCGCGAGTACGCGCTCGCGCCCGCGATGATCATCTTCGGCTGGTGCTCGCGGGCGAGGCGGCGCACCGTGTCCATGTCCAGGGTCTCCGTCTCGGGGTCGACTTGGTAACCCACGATTTCGAAGTTCTGCCCTGAGAAATTCACGGGGCTGCCGTGCGTGAGGTGACCGCCGTGGCTGAGGTCCATACCGAGGACCTTGTCGCCCTTTTGCAGCAAGGCGAAGTACACGGCGAGGTTCGCCGAGCTGCCCGAGTGCGGCTGCACGTTCGCCCAAGCGGCGCCGAACAGTTCCTTGGCCCGCTCGATGGCGAGGCGCTCCACCTCGTCCACGACCTCGCAGCCGCCGTACCAGCGCTTGCCAGGGTAGCCCTCGGCGTACTTGTTGGTGAGGACTGATCCGACGGCTTCACGCACGGCGGCCGACGTGAAGTTCTCGGACGCGATGAGCTCCAAGCCTTCGAATTGACGTTGGCGCTCACGATCGACGAGGGCGAACAGTTGCGAGTCACGGATCAAGGTCTGAGTCATGATGAAGCCCTCCGAAGGCGAAACTTCGAGTAGTCTACCGCGCCGCTTCAAACGGTGGGCGCAGCCGTCCGAGCGCACGGCCGAGCATCGAGCACGGCGTCGGGAACTTGCGCCAGGGCCTTGAGCACCACCTCGACGCCCGCGCCCGGCTTGTGCGCTTCCTCGCTCAACACGCGCTTCCAACCGCGCGCGCCCGGCTGTCCCGCGAAGAGGCCGAGAATATGGCGGGTGACGCGCGAGAGGTACACGTCCTGCGCCAGCATGTCCTCGAGGTACGGCAGCAGCCTCGTGACGACGTCCCGGCGAGTCGGGGCCGGGGTGTCCTCGCCGAAGATCGTCGCGTCGGCGAGGGCGAGCACGAAGGGATTCGAGTACGCCTCTCGTCCGATCATCACGCCGTCCGCCCACGTCAAGTGCTCTCGCGCGGCTTCCAGCGACTTCACGCCACCGTTGAGGACGATCGTGAGATGCGAGAAGTCCGCCTTGAGTTGCCGCACGACCTCGTAGCGCAGCGGCGGAATTTCGCGGTTCTCCTTCGGCGACAAGCCCGAGAGCCACGCTTTGCGGGCGTGCACGATGAACGTGTCGCAGCCTGCGCCCGAGACCGTTGCCACGAAGGTCGCGAGGTGCTCGTAGGAATCGAGGTCGTCGATGCCGACGCGGTGCTTCACCGTCACCGGCAAGCTCGTCGCGGCGCGCATGGCGTCCACGCACGCCGCGACGAGATCGGGTTTGGCCATGAGGCAAGCGCCGAACATTCCGCTCTGCACGCGGTCCGACGGACAGCCGACGTTGAGGTTCACCTCGTCGTACCCCCACGCCTGCGCGATTCGGGCGCACTTCGCGAGCGCTTCGGGGTCGCTGCCGCCGAGTTGCAATGCCACGGGATGCTCTTGCGGCGAGAAGTCGAGATGCCGACCTTGGTCGCCGTGCAAAATCGCGCCCGTCGTGACCATCTCGGTGTACAGCAACGTGCGCTTGGTGACGAGGCGCAAGAAGGAGCGGTCGTGACGGTCCGTCCAATCCATCATCGGCGCGACGGACAAGGTGTGGGGCGGGCGAAGCGCGGACATCAGACGAGCAGTTTAGCGGCTCGGCGCGACGCCGAACGAGAAGACGGTCACTTCCGCGAGACGACGAGTAGTCCCGCCAAGATGAGGGCGCTTCCGAGCATCACCCTCGGCGTGATCTGCTCTTTGAGAAGCAGCCAGGCGAGAATCACCGCGACGATGAAGCTGCCCTTGTCGATCAAGGCGATGGTGGACACCTCGCCGAGCTTGAGCGCGCGGTAGTAAAACACCCACGACACCGCCGTCGTCACGCCCGAGAGGGCCAGCCACAGGTAATTCGTGCGGGTCAGCAACGAGAAGTCCTGCCTTGGCACGGCGAACAAGGAGAACAGCACGACGAACACGAAGACGAAGATCGTGCGGATCGTGAGGCCGAGCTCGCCCGAGATGCCCGTCAAGCCCTGCTTGGCGACGACGGACGTGAAGCCCGCGAAGAGCATCGAGATGAACGCGTACAGCACCCAGTTCGGCATGAGGCATCGTAACGTGCGGTGTGTACACTCGGCTCAAGGAGGAGTCATGAACGCCATCTTGACGGCCCTGCTGACCGTTTCCGTTTCCACTTTCGCGCTCGCCGCGAACACCCACGCGTACACCTCACTCGAAGCCAAAGACTGCCGTAACCTCGTCACGAACACGTCGTATACGGGGTACGTTCGCGACGACTGCGGCGGCCTCGGCGGTTACCGTCTTCTCGTCGAGGAAGGCGACCTTCGGCAAAACGTCGTCGTGGTGCGCGGCAAGACCAGCACGTCCCTCGACTTGTGGACGATCGTGAGCTCGTCTTTCTCGACGTTGGGACCTCGCGCCGAGTGGCGCCTCGGCGGCGGCGTGCCGACCGCGCTGATCGTGCGCTACAACGCTTCCGAGAACTCCGCCGATCCTAAGAGGATCACGTCGTACCTCGCGGTCGTCAAGCTTGGCGCGAAGCCTTGCGTCGTCGCGAAGGTCGCTCCCGGGCCGCGGCAGAACGAACTCGCCCGTCAAGCCGCCGACACCGCGTCGACACGACGATGCTTGTCGCCTTCGTGACGCGTGTCAGTCGCCCGCGACGACTTCGAGGTTCGGCTTCAAAAGTTCTTCGACGTCCGGGTACTTGATGACTTGGAAGTACGAGTTGCGCTGCGCCGGGGTGAAGCCCGCGTCGACCGCGATGCGGACGAGTTCGCGCACCGTGGCGCTGTAACGGCCGTGCCCGCCCGCCGCCGAAACGACGTTTTCCTCCAGCATCGTCGAGCCGAGGTCGTTCGCGCCGTAAAAGAGCGCCGTCTGGGCGACCTTGAAGCCTTGAGCGGGCCACGACGTTTGAATGTTCGGCTGGTTGTCGAGCGCGATGCGGGCCACGGCAATCTGCTGCAGATACTCGTGCGCGGTCGCGCCGGGCGCCTTGCCAGCGAGGCGGGTGTTGGCGGTTTGCAAGGACCACATCGCGAAGCCCGCGAAGCCGTTGCCGTAGTCGCGCAGCGCCTTGTCCTGCTGATCGCGGATCTTAAGGAGGTGCGAGGCGCGCTGCTCGTACGTCTCGCCGAAGCCGATGACCATCGTGGAGATGGTGTACAAGCCCTTGGCCTGCGCGACGTCGAGGATGCGGAACCAATCGGCGCTCTTGATGCGCGCGGGCGCGGCCTTGGCCCGCACGTCGTCTTCCAAGATCTCACCGCCCGCGCCGGGCAGACCGTCGAGGCCCGCTTCGATCAGCAGGTCGAGGATGCGGGGAGCGTCCATGCCGAAGAACTTCTCGAAGCCGAGAATCTCCTCCGGGCTGAACGCCTCGATTCGAATCGTGGGGTGGTGACGCTTGATGTGGCGCAGCAACTCGGTGTAGTAGTCAAACGGCAAGTTCGGGTTGACGCCGCCTTGCATGAGGATGCGCGTGCCGCCGACCGCTTCGAGCTCACGAATCTTGTGGGAGATCTGCTCGTAGTCGAGAACGTACGCGTCCTTCTGGCGGTCGGTGCGGTAAAAAGCGCAGAAGTTGCACGCGACGTTGCAGACGTTCGAGTAGTTGATGTTGCGGTCGATGAGGAAGGTCACGACGTTCGGGTCGGTGCGCCTGAGACGCAATTCGTGCGCGACGGCGGCCACGTCGGGCAGGGGCAGGGTGTACAGGCGGGCGATCTCGGCATGGGAGAGTCGCTCGCCCGCGAGGGCCTTGTCGAGGAGGGCTTGGCCGTTCGTCGCGCTCATGGACGGAGTCTAGCACCGGGTCGAGGGGGTATTTATCCCGCTCGTGACGATTCGCTCAAAGCGGTCAAAGCGGCGCGCAAGTCGTTTGGAAGCGGCGTCGGACGGCGCGTCTCGCGGTCCACGTACACGTGGACGAAGTGACCGAAGGCCGAGACGACGTCCTCCTCCGCTCGAAAAAGACCGATCTCGTAGCGAACGCTCGACGTCCCGAGCTTCGCGACGCGCAAGCCCGCCGTCACGACCTCTGGAAAGGCGAGCGGCGCGAAGTATCGGCAGCCCGTTTCGACGACCAGCCCGATCACGCCTGCACCGCGAAGGTCGAGCACGCCTCGCTCGATGAGGTACGCGTTCACGACGGTGTCGAAGTACGAGTAGTAAACGACGTTGTTGACGTGCCCGTACACGTCGTTGTCCATCCATCGAGTCGGGACGGCGCGCAAAAGTGGAAAGTCACGGCGGGTGTGTTCGCGCTCGTTCACAGCGAGGCTCGCAAGATCGCTTCGAGGTCACCGTCCGACACGCGCTTCGGAGCGACGTCCAAGAGACGTCGCTGCTTCGAGGCGCCCTTCACGAGTTCGGGGAGATCCGCCTCTTCGTACCCGAGTTCGCGCAAGGAGGCGGGAGCGCCGACGTCGCGCATGAGCGCGAGCAGGGCGTTCGGCAAGGCGTTGCTTCCCTGCTCGGCGGCGCCGAGCAGGCGCGCGGCCTCTTCGTGCCGAGCGGGGTCCGCGTCGTACGTCCAGCGAAACGCGGCGGGCGCCGTCACGATGACGGAAAATCCGTGGGGCACGAACGCGGTGTCGTATCCGAGCGCGTGGTACGCGTGCTTCAAGCCCGCGATGGGGTAGGCGCAGGCATGCGGAACGTGCACGCCCGCCGAACCGAACCCGACGCCCGCCATCGTCGCGCCGAGCATCATGAAGCCGCGCGCCTCCAAATCGTTCGGGTCGTGCACGGCGCGGCGGAGATACCGTCCGCCGAACTCGATGGCGCGGCTCGACCAGACGTCCGCGACGGGATTGCTGCCTTGATAAGGCGGGCGGTCGTCGGGCGTATCGGGTTTCGATCTGGAGGTGTAGGGACGCGCCAGAAAGGACTCGATCGCGTGGCAGACGACGTCGAGTCCGGCGGACGCCGTCACGGCCGCAGGCACGCCGCGCGTGAGCTCGGGGTCCACGAGGGCCAGCGTGGGCCGCAGATACCGATGGGAGATGCCGCTCTTCACGCCGAGGTGGGGCAAGTCGAGAATTGCCACGGTCGTCGCCTCGGACCCCGATCCGGACGTCGTGGGAATAGCGAGGAGCGGCTTCAGGGAAGTCGGCGGCTTGCGTCCCGCGCCGATCGGCGCGTTGACGTAGTCCATGACGCTGCCGCCGTGCGTGAACAGGAGGTTCGCGACCTTGGCGGTGTCGATCGTGGAGCCGCCCCCGAGGGCGACGAAGCTGTCCGGTTCGGCGGCCGCCGCGGCCACGGCCGCCTCCTTCATGGACTCGGCCGTCGGCTCGACGCGTACGCGGTCGAAGAGGACCGTCTCGACGCCCTCGCGGGCGAGGTCGCCTCGCAGACGCTCGGTGATTTCCCCGAGCTTCGGGTCGGCCACGAGAAACGCGCGTTTCGCCCCGAGGCGCTTCAATTCCCACGCGGCGTCGTTCACGGCGCCCGGCCCGAACTTGAAGGGCGTCGCCTCGACGGTGAACAGTGTCTCGGAATCGATCGGCTCGGAATGCGTCAAGGCTGCACCTCGATCACGAGGACGGTCGCCGCGCCGATCGGCGTCAGGGTGCGCGGAATTCCCGCTTCGACGCGGCACGCTTCTTGAGAGCGCAAGTGCGCGAAGTTCGCGTACGGAAGATCCACGATAACGCGCCCCGCGAGGCACACGTACCAGCACGCGCGCGGTTCGTCCGGGCGCTCGTCGGCGAGATGCAGCACGCGCAACGTCCCGCCCGACGCCGGAAGTTCGAGCGCGCCGCTTTCCGACGCGCTCGCGAGCCGCCCGAGATGGAGCGACTGGGGTCTGACGATGGTCATGCCCCAGTGTAAGCGAAAACGAAACGGTTGTGAAAAGTTACGCTTGAGTTCAAGCGGCCCTTCCACCGCGCGCCGCTTGGTTGAGCTTCTTCGACGCCTGGAGGTTCATGCCCTTGGCCTGCTTCACGTCCAAGCCGAGCTCTGCGGCGACATCCTCGACTTTGCGCTTCTCCTCGCGCACGGCCGTCACGAGCCGACGCTCGGTGTCGCTGAGGACGTTCACGTGCCGCTTCAAGACGTCCCAGCCGATCGCTGCCTTGTCGGCCGACACTGCCTTCGCCGTGGAGGCCGCTTTGGTCGGCGCGGCCTTCTTGGCGCTCGCGGGCTTCCTGACGGACGTCTTTGCCGCGCTCTTCGGGCTGGCCGACGTCTTCTTCGCGGCGCTCGTCCTGGGCGCGACGGTCTTGGCGACGCTCGACTTCGCCGTCGCCGACTTGGCGGGCGCCTTCTTCGCCGTCTTGCGCGCCGGCTTGCCCTTCGGCGGCTTGCCGCGCTCCACGAGCAGCGCGAGGGCTTCCTCGGCGGTCAGGGTGTTCGGATCGTCGTCCTTGCGCAAGGTGGCGTTCACGCTGCCGTCGGTGAGGTACATGCCGTAACGCCCGCTTCGCAACTCGATGGCGTCACGGTCGTCGAACTCGAACTTCTTCAGCGGTCCGCTCGCCGCGCCGCCACGTCGTCCGAAAGCGCGCGGCTGCATAAAGAGAGCTTCCGCTTGCGACAACGTCACGGTGAACAACTCGTTCGGCGCGGCGAGGCTGCGGCTGTCGTTGCCACGTTTGAGATACGGACCGTAACGCCCGTTGTGCGCCCAGATCTCCTCGCCTTCGGACGTGCCGACGAAGCGCGGCAAGCTCAACAGTTGCAACGCGCGGTTCAAGGTCAAGGTGTTCAGATCGTCGCCGGGCAGCAGCGACGCCGTCTTCGACGGCGTGTTGCCCTCGCCGAGTTGCACGTAAGGCCCGAAGCGACCCGCGCGCGCAATGACGGGAAGGCCGGTGTTCGGGTCTTCGCCCAGCGACCGCTCACCGCTCGGTCGGCCCAGCAGTTCCTCGGCCTTCTCGGGCGTGAGCTCGTCGGGCGACAGGTCCTCGGGTAAATTCGCCTTCGTCTCAGCGCGCTGCAAGTACGGCCCGAAGCGGCCCACGCGCACCTCGATGTCCGTGCCCGACAACTTCGGCACCTCGATCGTCGCGATTTCGCGCGCGTCGATTTCCGACAAGCGGTCGTTCACGAGCGTCTTGAGACCCAACCCGGCGTTCTCACCGAAGTAGAAGCCGCGCAGATACGGCGCGCGTCGCTGGCGCCCTCCGGCGATGTCGTCGAGGTCCTCTTCCATGCGGGCCGTGAAGTCGTAGTCCACGAGGCGCCCGAAGTGGTGTTCGAGAAGAGCCGACGTCGCGAATGCCGTCCATGTCGGCACGAGCGCTTGGCCTTTCTTCTGGGCGTACCCTCGGTCCTGAATCGTCCCGAGAATCGAGGCGTACGTCGACGGGCGCCCGATGCCCGCCGCTTCGAGGGCTTGAACGAGGGACGCCTCGGTGTAGCGCGCGGGCGCTTGTGTCGCGTGCGAAAGCGCCTTGAGGTCGCGCGCCGTCACGCGGTCGCCCGCCTTCAAGGCGGGCAGCAGCACCTCGCGGTCTTCGAGCGCGGCATCCGGGTCGTCGCTGCCTTCCACGTACGCCCGCAGGAAGCCGGGGAAATCGATGGCCTTGCCCGACGCGGCGAAGATCACGGCGCGACCGTCCGTCGCCGTGCCGCCCAGCCGCACTTGCAAACGCCGTCCTTTCGCATCCGCCATCTGCGACGCGACCGTGCGCTTCCAAATGAGGTCGTACAAGCGCCACTCGTCACCCGAGAGCTCGCCGCGCAGGCTCTCGGGCGTGCGAAAGGCGCTTCCGGCGGGGCGAATCGCTTCGTGCGCTTCCTGGGCGTTCTTCGCTTTCTTGTCGTACGTGCGCGGCACGGGATGCAAGAAGGCTTCGCCGTACATGGCCCGCACCTGCTTACGAGCGGCGTCCATGGCCTCTTTGGACAAGGTCGTGGAGTCCGTGCGCATGTACGTGATGTAGCCGCCCTCGTACAACTTCTGCGCGGCCCGCATCGTCCGCGACGCCGAGAAGCCCATCTTGCGACTGCCTTCCTGCTGCAGAGTGGACGTGATGAACGGCGGATAGGGCCGCTGCGTGAACGGTTTTTGCTCGGCGGACAGCACCGCGAACGGCTGGCCGCGCAACCCTTCCGCGAGCGAGCGCGCCCCCTCCTCGTTCAGCAGCAACGCCTCCGAGCCTTTCTTGAGCTGCCCCGTCACGGCGTCGAAGTCCTTGCCGGAAGCGAGGCGCTTGCCTTCCACTTCCACGAGCACCGCCGGAAAACGCTCGGGCGTCGCCGTTTCGAATCGCCCGTCGACGTCCCACCACGTTCCCGACACGAAGCGCATTCGTTCGCGCTCGCGCTCCACGAGCATGCGCGTCGCCACACTTTGCACGCGGCCCGCGCTGAGCTTCGGTGCGACCTTCTTCCAAAGCACCGGGCTGACCTCGTAGCCGTACAAGCGGTCGAGGGCGCGCCGCGCTTCTTGCGCTTCCACGAGGTTCTCGTCGATGGTACGAGGATTCTCGATCGCGTTTTGGATGGCTTCCTTCGTGATTTCGTGAAAGACCATGCGCCGCACGGGCACCTTGGGCCTGAGTTCTTGCAGCAGGTGCCAAGCGATGCTTTCGCCTTCGCGGTCGTCGTCCGTCGCGAGAATTACCTCGTCGGCGTCTTTCACGAGCGCCTTCAACTTCGCGACTTGCCCTTTCTTCTCGTTCGAGACGACGTAGAGGGCCTTGAAGTCGTCGTCGGGATCGATCCCGAGGCGCGCCCAGGCCTGCCCGCGGTACTTCTCGGGAATCTCGGCCGCGCTCTTCGGAAGGTCGCGAATGTGCCCGATAGACGACTCCACGACGTACCCGCGACCGAGGTACTTCCCGATGGTCTTGGCCTTTGCGGGCGATTCGACGATGACGAGGGTCTTGGGCATGATCTTGCGCGTGAGGTTAGCACAAAACATACGGCGAGCAACGAGGCTGAAGCGACAAGCCTCACGAACGATCAAGCTCGAGGAGCGTGAGAAGGTTAGAGCTTTCCTTTACTTCTCAGTATTCTTCGCAGCGGGCTTCATGCGCCGACGTGAAAATAACGTATGTCGAAACGACTGCGCGCCCTCACGGCGCTCCTGACCGCGTTCCTCCTCGTTCCCATCGCCAGCGCGCAAACGGCGCCCTCCGTCGCCCAAGCTCGACAAGGCGGCGCCACCACGACCACGCCGCGCGTCGGCGCCGACGTTTTCGATAAGACGCGCTCCGCCGCGTTCCGCATCGAGGGCGACAACGGCGTCGGCACGGGCTTCTTCATCAGCAACGACGGCTTTGCCCTCACCGCCTACCACGTCGTCTTCGATGCCAAGAATCCCAAGGCGATCACCGTCGACAAGAAAGAGTACGCCTTCGACGTCATCGGCTTCGACGACTACAACGACGTCGCCTTGCTGAAGGTCAAGGTGACGGGCAACGTTCCGTTCCTGCCGCTCGCCAAGGCCTCGCCCAAGGTCGGAGACGCCGTTCTCGGCGTCGGCAACGGCGGCGGCTCGTTCCTCACGGCGAAGTACGGCAACTTGCAGGCGCTCGGCGTCGACGCGGGCCGCGCCGACTTTCCGAACGGCACCCTGGAGATGACGGCGCCCCTCATTCCCGGGGACAGCGGCGGCCCGATCATCAACGCGAACGGCGAAGCGGTCGGCATCACGAGCTACATTCGTGCCACCGATCGCAGTTCTTGGCGGTCTTACGCGGTGCCCATGACAGAGGCAAGCGTCTTGCTTCGCGACCTTCGCTCGGGCGTGAAGCGTGACGCGCCCGTGCTTGGCATTCAATGGGTCGGTTACGACCTGCAAGATGCCGCCTACGCGCAGTACGGCCTCGGCAAGCGCCCCGGCGTCATCGTCGCCGCCGTCACGAAGGGTGGGCCCGCCGAGCAAGCGGGTCTGCGAAGCGCGTCGGGAACTTCACGCACCACCATCAAGGCGGACGTCATCGTGGAAGTCGCGGGCAAGGCCACGCCCACCTGGGACGACCTCATCAACGTCGTGCGCAGCAAAAAGATCGGCGACCTCATTCCCGTGACGGTGCAGCGCGGTGATGAAACGGTCGTGCTCAACTTGCGTCTCGGCTCGCGCGCGCAACTGTTCGGCGCCGTCAATCCCTGAACCTTCACGTGGAGACACCCGGAAAACGTTTTCCGGGTGTCTCTTTTCGTTCGAGTGCTCAGCGCACGTACGTCAGCCAGTGATCGTACTTCTCGTTCTTGCCCGTGACGATGTCGAGGTACCGGCGTCGAATCTCCAAGGACACCTCGCCCGCCTTGCCCGTCCCGATCGGGCGGAAGTCGATCGAGCCGATGGGCGTCACCTCGGCGGCCGTTCCCGTCATGAACACCTCGTCGGCGGTGTAGAGCTCGTCGCGCGTCGCCATGACCGGAACGACGTCGAAGCCCATGTCCCTGGCGACATGGAAGATCGTGTCGCGCGTGATGCCGATCAAGGTGACGGAATGCGCGATGGCGTGCAGCTTGCCGCCCTTGAGGAAGAAGATGTTTTCGCCCGAGCCCTCGGCGACGTAACCTTGCGCGTCGAGGAGAACCGCTTCGTCGAAGCCCGCGCTCACGGCGTCCGCCTTCGCGAGGCTCGAATTCACGTAGTTGCCGCCCGCCTTGCTCTTCGTCGGCATGACGTTGCCCGGCGAGCGCACCCACGAGGACGTCACGAGTTTGGCACCTTCACGCACCGCGTCCTCGCCGAGGTACGCGCCCCACTTCCACGCGGCGACCATCATTTCGACAGGGCACGGAAGCGGATTCACGCCGAGGGTCGCGCCTCCGCGAAAGACCAGAGGGCGGATGTAGCACTCGTCGTAGGCGTTTTCGCGAATGACGGCCTTGATCGCCTCGTTGATTTCGTC
Proteins encoded in this region:
- a CDS encoding hydroxyacid-oxoacid transhydrogenase, whose protein sequence is MTHSEPIDSETLFTVEATPFKFGPGAVNDAAWELKRLGAKRAFLVADPKLGEITERLRGDLAREGVETVLFDRVRVEPTAESMKEAAVAAAAAEPDSFVALGGGSTIDTAKVANLLFTHGGSVMDYVNAPIGAGRKPPTSLKPLLAIPTTSGSGSEATTVAILDLPHLGVKSGISHRYLRPTLALVDPELTRGVPAAVTASAGLDVVCHAIESFLARPYTSRSKPDTPDDRPPYQGSNPVADVWSSRAIEFGGRYLRRAVHDPNDLEARGFMMLGATMAGVGFGSAGVHVPHACAYPIAGLKHAYHALGYDTAFVPHGFSVIVTAPAAFRWTYDADPARHEEAARLLGAAEQGSNALPNALLALMRDVGAPASLRELGYEEADLPELVKGASKQRRLLDVAPKRVSDGDLEAILRASL
- the topA gene encoding type I DNA topoisomerase produces the protein MPKTLVIVESPAKAKTIGKYLGRGYVVESSIGHIRDLPKSAAEIPEKYRGQAWARLGIDPDDDFKALYVVSNEKKGQVAKLKALVKDADEVILATDDDREGESIAWHLLQELRPKVPVRRMVFHEITKEAIQNAIENPRTIDENLVEAQEARRALDRLYGYEVSPVLWKKVAPKLSAGRVQSVATRMLVERERERMRFVSGTWWDVDGRFETATPERFPAVLVEVEGKRLASGKDFDAVTGQLKKGSEALLLNEEGARSLAEGLRGQPFAVLSAEQKPFTQRPYPPFITSTLQQEGSRKMGFSASRTMRAAQKLYEGGYITYMRTDSTTLSKEAMDAARKQVRAMYGEAFLHPVPRTYDKKAKNAQEAHEAIRPAGSAFRTPESLRGELSGDEWRLYDLIWKRTVASQMADAKGRRLQVRLGGTATDGRAVIFAASGKAIDFPGFLRAYVEGSDDPDAALEDREVLLPALKAGDRVTARDLKALSHATQAPARYTEASLVQALEAAGIGRPSTYASILGTIQDRGYAQKKGQALVPTWTAFATSALLEHHFGRLVDYDFTARMEEDLDDIAGGRQRRAPYLRGFYFGENAGLGLKTLVNDRLSEIDAREIATIEVPKLSGTDIEVRVGRFGPYLQRAETKANLPEDLSPDELTPEKAEELLGRPSGERSLGEDPNTGLPVIARAGRFGPYVQLGEGNTPSKTASLLPGDDLNTLTLNRALQLLSLPRFVGTSEGEEIWAHNGRYGPYLKRGNDSRSLAAPNELFTVTLSQAEALFMQPRAFGRRGGAASGPLKKFEFDDRDAIELRSGRYGMYLTDGSVNATLRKDDDPNTLTAEEALALLVERGKPPKGKPARKTAKKAPAKSATAKSSVAKTVAPRTSAAKKTSASPKSAAKTSVRKPASAKKAAPTKAASTAKAVSADKAAIGWDVLKRHVNVLSDTERRLVTAVREEKRKVEDVAAELGLDVKQAKGMNLQASKKLNQAARGGRAA
- a CDS encoding S1C family serine protease, with product MSKRLRALTALLTAFLLVPIASAQTAPSVAQARQGGATTTTPRVGADVFDKTRSAAFRIEGDNGVGTGFFISNDGFALTAYHVVFDAKNPKAITVDKKEYAFDVIGFDDYNDVALLKVKVTGNVPFLPLAKASPKVGDAVLGVGNGGGSFLTAKYGNLQALGVDAGRADFPNGTLEMTAPLIPGDSGGPIINANGEAVGITSYIRATDRSSWRSYAVPMTEASVLLRDLRSGVKRDAPVLGIQWVGYDLQDAAYAQYGLGKRPGVIVAAVTKGGPAEQAGLRSASGTSRTTIKADVIVEVAGKATPTWDDLINVVRSKKIGDLIPVTVQRGDETVVLNLRLGSRAQLFGAVNP